CCTGAACCCGCCCCAGAGCGGCATTCTCGGCATGCACAAGACGATGGACCGCCCCGTCGCCGTGAAAGGACAGGTCGTCATCCGCCCGATGATGTATCTCGCCCTCAGCTACGACCACCGCGTCGTGGACGGCAAGGAGGCCGTGACATTCCTCGTCCGCGTGAAGGATTGC
The sequence above is drawn from the Chthoniobacterales bacterium genome and encodes:
- a CDS encoding 2-oxo acid dehydrogenase subunit E2; protein product: LNPPQSGILGMHKTMDRPVAVKGQVVIRPMMYLALSYDHRVVDGKEAVTFLVRVKDCIENPMRLLLGT